Proteins encoded in a region of the Rutidosis leptorrhynchoides isolate AG116_Rl617_1_P2 chromosome 9, CSIRO_AGI_Rlap_v1, whole genome shotgun sequence genome:
- the LOC139869247 gene encoding cyclin-dependent protein kinase inhibitor SMR3-like: protein MSTDLQLRHDLLPIRLASLKIKVPETQISESLSEDSCTLQLDEDDETCHTPTSSKNRIPSIVICPGAPKKPKQSVSGCKRKVSEFDFVEFLAREEIDMFFRSSFELINQKNKRRCSNSSNNL from the coding sequence ATGTCGACGGACTTACAATTACGTCACGATTTACTGCCAATTCGACTCGCCTCATTGAAAATCAAAGTTCCAGAAACACAAATTAGCGAATCATTATCTGAAGACTCATGCACGCTTCAATTAGACGAAGATGATGAAACCTGTCACACGCCGACGTCATCCAAGAATCGAATTCCGAGTATCGTTATCTGTCCCGGTGCTCCTAAAAAACCGAAGCAATCAGTTTCAGGCTGTAAGAGAAAAGTATCTGAATTTGATTTTGTGGAGTTTTTAGCGCGGGAGGAGATTGATATGTTCTTCAGATCGAGTTTTGAATTGATCAATCAAAAAAATAAGAGAAGGTGTAGCAATAGCAGTAATAATTTGTAG